From a region of the Sminthopsis crassicaudata isolate SCR6 chromosome 6, ASM4859323v1, whole genome shotgun sequence genome:
- the LOC141546573 gene encoding olfactory receptor 8U9-like, with protein MAEINFTKVTEFILLGITDKQELKIPLFIIFLSIYMVTVVGNLGLITLIRIDSRLKTPMYFFLSHLAFVDFCYSSSITPKMLGNFLYEKNIISFYACATQLGCFINFMNAECLLLASMAYDRYMAICNPLLYMVLMSPKICVQLVAAPYIYSFMVALYHVILTFRLSYCGSNIINHFYCDDMPLLRLSCSDTHFKQMWIFACAGIMLILSLMVIFVSYIFIISAILKMQSAEGRHKAFSTCGSHMMAVTIFYGTLIFMYLQPSSNHSLDTDKMASVFYTVIVPMLNPLIYSLRNKEVKDALKKALSNNNYALILIKLRQ; from the coding sequence ATGGCTGAGATTAATTTCACTAAGGTGACTGAGTTCATTCTCTTGGGCATCACTGACAAGCAAGAGCTGAAGATTCCTCTCTTCATAATATTCTTATCAATCTATATGGTCACAGTGGTGGGCAATTTGGGTCTCATCACACTCATTAGAATAGACTCACGACTAAAAACTCCCATGTATTTCTTCCTAAGTCACCTGGCATTTGTAGATTTCTGTTATTCTTCTTCAATCACACCTAAGATGTTGGGGAATTtcttatatgagaaaaatataatttctttctatgCATGTGCTACTCAATTAGGGTGTTTTATTAACTTCATGAATGCAGAATGCTTGTTGCTAGCTTCCATGGCCTATGATCGCTATATGGCCATTTGCAACCCTTTGCTTTATATGGTTTTGATGTCTCCAAAAATCTGTGTTCAGCTTGTAGCTGCTCCCTACATCTACAGTTTCATGGTGGCACTCTACCATGTTATCCTGACATTCCGCCTCTCCTACTGTGGTTCCAATATTATCAACCATTTCTACTGTGATGATATGCCTCTCTTGCGCCTCTCCTGCTCTGATacccatttcaaacaaatgtggATTTTTGCATGTGCAGGGATAATGCTTATTTTGTCTCTTATGGTGATCTTTGTCTCCTACATATTTATTATCTCTGCAATTCTAAAGATGCAGTCAGCTGAAGGCAGGCACAAAGCTTTCTCTACCTGTGGCTCACACATGATGGCTGTTACCATTTTTTATGGGACCTTAATATTTATGTACTTACAGCCGAGCTCAAATCATTCCCTTGATACAGATAAGATGGCTTCAGTCTTTTATACAGTGATCGTTCCCATGTTAAATCCCCTAATCTACAGTTTGAGGAATAAGGAGGTAAAAGATGCTCTGAAGAAGGCCTTAAGCAATAATAATTATGCACTTATTTTAATTAAGTTAAGACAGTGA